Proteins encoded by one window of Dietzia sp. B32:
- a CDS encoding alanine racemase produces MVDVLEAATAGLEAPLAALHLPSLRANLADLRQRAGGTRIRIASKSVRARGVLREVLGDGLRGDETVRGIMAYSLDEALWLVESGCDDVLMGYPTVDRSALARLGADPLALESVTLMVDDPRQLAIAREAGATGAKVCIDVDCSLRLGPVHLGVRRSPLRGPDDVAPLVRHAVDSGFRVTGAMFYEAQVAGVPDDVRGIGIVKRLSMRRLLGIRRAVASTIEEISGRPPEIINSGGSGSVAESAAAPAVTEVTAGSGLYVPGLFDAYRTFTPRPALMFALPAVRTPARGLTTFLYGGYVASGVPGSDRLPVPVAPAGMHYLGREGAGEVQTPVHGEVAIGGRAWWRHAKAGELCERFDTLHVVDETGNGPAVVDRWPTYRGEGKCFG; encoded by the coding sequence GTGGTCGACGTGCTCGAGGCCGCGACCGCCGGGTTGGAAGCACCCCTCGCCGCGCTGCACCTACCGAGCCTGCGGGCGAACCTGGCCGACCTGCGGCAGCGGGCCGGGGGTACGAGGATCCGCATAGCGAGCAAGTCCGTGCGAGCGCGTGGCGTCCTTCGCGAGGTCCTCGGCGACGGACTGCGCGGCGACGAGACGGTCCGCGGGATCATGGCCTACTCGCTCGACGAGGCGTTGTGGTTGGTGGAATCGGGTTGCGACGACGTCCTGATGGGATATCCGACCGTCGACCGCTCGGCGCTCGCGCGCCTGGGAGCCGATCCACTGGCACTGGAGTCGGTCACACTCATGGTCGACGATCCGCGCCAGCTGGCGATCGCGCGGGAGGCGGGGGCCACCGGAGCGAAGGTGTGCATCGACGTCGACTGCTCTCTGCGGCTGGGGCCGGTCCACCTCGGGGTGCGACGGTCCCCGCTCCGCGGACCGGACGACGTGGCGCCGCTGGTGCGTCACGCTGTCGACTCCGGCTTCAGGGTGACGGGCGCGATGTTCTACGAGGCGCAGGTGGCCGGGGTGCCGGACGACGTCCGGGGGATCGGCATCGTCAAGCGACTGTCCATGCGCCGGCTGCTGGGCATCCGCCGGGCGGTCGCGTCGACGATCGAGGAGATCTCCGGGCGGCCACCGGAGATCATCAACTCGGGGGGCTCCGGATCCGTCGCCGAGAGCGCGGCGGCACCCGCCGTCACGGAGGTCACCGCGGGGTCGGGCCTGTACGTCCCCGGACTCTTCGACGCCTATCGGACGTTCACCCCTCGGCCGGCGTTGATGTTCGCCCTCCCCGCCGTACGGACGCCGGCCCGGGGCCTGACCACATTCCTCTACGGGGGATATGTCGCCTCGGGCGTCCCCGGGAGTGACCGTCTGCCCGTTCCGGTCGCACCGGCGGGCATGCACTACCTGGGCAGGGAGGGGGCCGGGGAGGTCCAGACTCCCGTGCACGGTGAGGTGGCCATCGGTGGGCGCGCGTGGTGGCGCCACGCGAAGGCCGGGGAGCTGTGCGAGCGGTTCGACACACTGCACGTGGTGGACGAGACTGGGAACGGGCCCGCCGTGGTGGACCGCTGGCCCACCTATCGTGGTGAAGGGAAGTGTTTCGGATGA
- a CDS encoding TetR/AcrR family transcriptional regulator, giving the protein MTRRLPADQRRAQLLQAALEIAEHDGLGAVTVRGVAERAGVSLGVVHYCYTDKEELLREVIGAVNSEVHQAAHAFVSVDFDSGIRGTEGLRRRLYEAIDLIWAVISASPDRQLLTYEIVSYSLRTHGLPEVGLARDQQESNEAIVRSVLERTAQSADVRWAMGLDDMVRVVLSIITGISLRWQIYRNDDEANDLLHRAVDLVVRDARPVDGA; this is encoded by the coding sequence GTGACCAGACGACTTCCTGCCGATCAACGCCGGGCGCAACTTCTCCAGGCCGCCCTCGAGATCGCCGAACACGACGGCCTGGGTGCGGTGACCGTCCGTGGTGTGGCCGAACGTGCCGGCGTGTCGCTGGGCGTCGTCCACTACTGCTACACGGATAAGGAAGAGCTTCTCCGCGAGGTCATCGGGGCCGTGAACTCGGAGGTGCACCAGGCCGCCCACGCGTTTGTGAGCGTCGACTTCGATTCCGGGATCCGCGGGACCGAGGGGCTGCGCCGTCGACTGTACGAGGCGATCGATCTGATCTGGGCGGTCATCTCCGCGTCGCCCGATCGGCAGTTGCTCACCTACGAGATCGTGTCGTACTCGCTGCGGACCCACGGGTTGCCCGAGGTCGGCCTGGCCCGCGACCAGCAGGAATCCAACGAGGCGATCGTCCGCTCCGTGCTCGAGCGCACCGCGCAGTCCGCCGACGTCCGCTGGGCGATGGGGCTCGACGACATGGTGCGCGTCGTCCTGTCGATCATCACGGGCATCAGTCTGAGGTGGCAGATCTACCGCAACGACGACGAGGCAAACGATCTTCTCCACAGGGCCGTCGACCTCGTCGTCCGGGACGCGCGGCCGGTCGACGGTGCCTAG
- a CDS encoding D-arabinono-1,4-lactone oxidase: MTTSGVTWQNWAGNVLASPSGRALPTTVAEVSDVVARAADRGTRVKCVGAGHSFTPAAATDGVLVSLDDLAGVESIVPTRDGDGRVQGADVTVWAGTRLHRLGPLLWELGLAQPNLGDFAEQSLAGAVSTGTHGTGCAAPGLPATVVGLQLVTADGTVLTCSRESEPEVFEAARLGIGALGIITKMTIRCVPAFALRAEERPWTLSAALTDLEGFARSADHAEFFWFPHTDAINVKRNTRLPGDTELRPVGRIRELVSDEFLSNEAFEMVCRTATRRPALTPRLNRLASRALSARDFTDRSYRVFASSRRVRFREMEYAVPVEAAAGVLRDLRDTIDRSGIVTPFPVEVRFAAADDVWMSTAYGREVCYVAVHQYHRMDHTELFRLAEAIFLAAGGRPHWGKMHTRAAEDLAAMVDHFDDFVSVRDRLDPDRVFANEYTERVLP, translated from the coding sequence ATGACGACCTCGGGAGTGACCTGGCAGAACTGGGCCGGCAACGTGCTGGCGTCACCCTCGGGCCGGGCGCTCCCGACCACCGTCGCCGAGGTCAGTGACGTGGTCGCGCGGGCGGCGGACCGGGGGACCCGGGTCAAGTGCGTCGGCGCGGGCCATTCCTTCACACCGGCGGCGGCGACGGACGGCGTGCTCGTGTCGCTCGACGACCTGGCCGGAGTGGAGTCCATCGTCCCCACCCGGGACGGGGATGGCCGTGTGCAGGGTGCCGACGTGACCGTCTGGGCGGGCACCCGGTTGCACCGGTTGGGACCGCTTCTGTGGGAACTCGGTCTGGCGCAGCCAAATCTCGGTGACTTCGCGGAGCAGTCCCTCGCCGGCGCGGTGTCGACCGGGACGCACGGCACGGGGTGCGCGGCACCCGGGCTCCCCGCCACCGTGGTGGGACTGCAACTCGTCACCGCTGACGGCACGGTGCTCACGTGTTCGCGCGAGTCCGAACCTGAGGTGTTCGAGGCCGCCCGTCTCGGTATCGGGGCACTGGGGATCATCACCAAGATGACGATCCGCTGCGTCCCCGCCTTCGCCCTCCGGGCGGAGGAGCGACCGTGGACGCTGTCGGCGGCGTTGACCGACCTGGAGGGCTTCGCGCGGTCCGCCGACCACGCGGAGTTCTTCTGGTTCCCCCACACGGACGCGATCAACGTCAAGCGGAACACCAGACTCCCCGGCGACACCGAACTCCGGCCGGTGGGACGGATCCGGGAACTGGTCAGCGACGAGTTCCTCTCCAACGAGGCGTTCGAGATGGTGTGCAGGACCGCCACCCGACGACCGGCGCTCACCCCTCGCCTCAACCGGCTCGCCTCACGGGCGCTGTCGGCCCGCGACTTCACCGACCGCAGCTACCGCGTGTTCGCCTCGTCGCGACGAGTCCGCTTCCGCGAGATGGAGTACGCGGTACCCGTCGAGGCGGCGGCCGGGGTGCTGAGGGACCTGCGGGACACCATCGATCGCTCCGGGATCGTCACCCCGTTCCCCGTCGAGGTCCGGTTCGCCGCCGCCGACGACGTGTGGATGTCCACCGCGTACGGACGGGAGGTCTGCTACGTCGCCGTGCACCAATACCACCGGATGGACCACACCGAACTCTTCCGACTGGCGGAGGCGATCTTCCTCGCGGCGGGCGGGCGACCGCACTGGGGCAAGATGCACACCCGCGCCGCCGAGGACCTGGCCGCGATGGTCGACCATTTCGACGACTTCGTCTCCGTCCGTGACCGTCTCGACCCCGACCGCGTCTTCGCCAACGAATACACCGAGCGTGTGCTGCCGTAG
- a CDS encoding multifunctional oxoglutarate decarboxylase/oxoglutarate dehydrogenase thiamine pyrophosphate-binding subunit/dihydrolipoyllysine-residue succinyltransferase subunit, translated as MSNNVSQFGQNQWLVDEMYERFAKDPSSVDKSWHEFFDANPEAASSSGGGSTNGTSPGKSGGDSGKSSRPRSGGGDSGGAGKQDKKASELTVDDVTPEASAKDIAAKPASDASPKRKARGEGVPAPVRTPETRDKPDAAAKRPSRPVYSPPEEQESKVLRGAANAIVKNMNASLTLPTATSVRAVPAKLMIDNRVVINNHLKRTHGGKISFTHLIGYAMVQAIKAYPNMNNHYDEVDGKPNVVTPSGINLGLAIDMKTKGGRSLVVAAIRHCEKLDFRGFLDAYEDIVARAREGKLTMEDFSGVTVSLTNPGGIGTVHSVPRLTVGQGAILGVGAMEYPAEFQGASDEQLANNAIGKITTLTSTYDHRIIQGAESGEFLREIHRLLLADEFYDEIFDVLGIPYEPVRWRQDITDPRVDKDARVLELIAAYRDRGHLMADIDPLDGRHAKRRRTFHPDLDVNSHELTLWDLDRKFSVGGFVGKDKMRLRDVLSALRAAYCRKIGIEYTHILENEQRQWIQERLEGVDDKPTVAEQKYILSKVNAAEAFETFLQTKYVGQKRFSLEGAESVIPMMDAVIDEAAEFGLDEVVIGMPHRGRLNVLANIVGKPYRQIFTEFEGNMDPSAAHGSGDVKYHLGAEGIQYQMFGENEIKVSLTANPSHLEAVDPVLEGIVRAKQDLIEDPEWRAEYPVVPLMLHGDAAFAGQGVVAETLNLSQIDGYRTGGTIHIVVNNQIGFTTAPEAGRSSQYSTDVAKMIGAPIFHVNGDDPEACVRVARLAMDFRQQFKKDVVIDLVCYRRRGHNEADDPSMTQPRMYEVIDGKKSVRQSYTEDLVGRGDITEKEAENALRDFQGQLERVFNEVRELEKHPVKASESILPNQPLPKRLVTAVDESVIHAIGDAFGNLPEDFHIHSRVKPVYEARQKMAYNGNVDWAFAELLAIGSLVREGRTVRLAGQDSQRGTFTQRHAVVVDKTTSETYSPLQNLEDAEGRFEVWNSALTEYAGVGFEYGYSVGDPEALVLWEAQFGDFVNGAQTIIDEYISSGEAKWGQKSSVTLLLPHGHEGMGPDHTSGRIERFLQLCAEGSMTVAQPSTPANYFHLMRRHATDGIKRPQVVFTPKSMLRNKKAVSAISDFTTGKFRSVIDDPTFADGSKDAGKVKTMLLVSGKLYYELAARQEKEGRDDIAIVRLEQIHPIPFRRLREALGHYPNLTEVRWVQEEPANQGAWSFLALNLPEVIPEFPPIKRVSRRPMAATSTGLSKVHAVEQKALVDQAFD; from the coding sequence GTGAGCAACAACGTCTCACAGTTCGGACAGAACCAGTGGCTCGTAGACGAGATGTACGAGCGGTTCGCCAAGGACCCGTCCTCCGTGGACAAGTCCTGGCACGAGTTCTTCGACGCCAACCCGGAGGCCGCCTCCTCCTCCGGCGGTGGCTCGACCAACGGCACCTCCCCCGGCAAGTCGGGTGGGGACTCCGGCAAGAGCAGCCGGCCGCGGTCGGGAGGTGGGGACAGCGGAGGTGCGGGGAAGCAGGACAAGAAGGCGTCCGAGCTGACTGTTGACGACGTCACCCCGGAGGCGTCGGCGAAGGACATCGCCGCCAAGCCCGCGTCGGACGCCTCGCCCAAGCGCAAGGCCCGCGGCGAGGGCGTGCCCGCCCCGGTACGCACCCCGGAGACCCGGGACAAACCCGACGCGGCGGCGAAGAGGCCTTCCCGCCCCGTCTACAGCCCGCCCGAGGAGCAGGAGAGCAAGGTCCTGCGGGGGGCGGCCAACGCGATCGTCAAGAACATGAACGCGTCGCTGACGCTGCCGACCGCCACGTCGGTCCGCGCGGTCCCGGCGAAGCTGATGATCGACAACCGGGTGGTCATCAACAACCACCTCAAGCGCACACACGGTGGCAAGATCTCCTTCACCCACCTCATCGGGTACGCCATGGTCCAGGCCATCAAGGCCTACCCGAACATGAACAACCACTACGACGAGGTCGACGGCAAGCCGAACGTGGTGACCCCGTCCGGGATCAACCTCGGTCTGGCGATCGACATGAAGACCAAGGGCGGTCGTTCCCTGGTCGTCGCGGCGATCCGACACTGCGAGAAGCTGGACTTCCGCGGCTTCCTCGACGCCTACGAGGACATCGTCGCCCGCGCCCGTGAGGGCAAACTGACGATGGAGGACTTCTCCGGCGTCACCGTCTCGCTGACCAACCCCGGCGGCATCGGCACCGTGCACTCGGTCCCCCGTCTCACGGTGGGCCAGGGCGCCATTCTCGGCGTGGGCGCGATGGAGTACCCGGCCGAGTTCCAGGGCGCGAGCGACGAGCAACTGGCGAACAACGCGATCGGCAAGATCACCACGCTGACCTCGACCTACGATCACCGGATCATCCAGGGCGCCGAGTCCGGCGAGTTCCTGAGGGAGATCCACCGACTGCTGCTCGCCGATGAGTTCTACGACGAGATCTTCGACGTCCTCGGCATCCCCTACGAGCCGGTCCGGTGGCGTCAGGACATCACCGATCCCCGGGTCGACAAGGACGCCCGCGTCCTCGAGCTGATCGCCGCCTACCGCGACCGCGGCCACCTGATGGCCGACATCGACCCGCTCGACGGCAGGCACGCCAAGCGACGACGCACCTTCCACCCGGACCTCGATGTCAATTCGCACGAGCTCACGCTGTGGGACCTCGACCGCAAGTTCTCCGTCGGCGGGTTCGTCGGCAAGGACAAGATGCGGCTGCGGGACGTGCTGTCGGCACTGCGCGCCGCCTACTGCCGCAAGATCGGTATCGAGTACACCCACATCCTCGAGAACGAGCAGCGCCAGTGGATCCAGGAGCGCCTCGAGGGTGTCGACGACAAGCCGACCGTCGCCGAGCAGAAGTACATCCTGTCCAAGGTGAACGCGGCCGAGGCCTTCGAGACCTTCCTCCAGACCAAGTACGTCGGCCAGAAGCGCTTCTCCCTCGAGGGCGCCGAGTCGGTCATCCCCATGATGGATGCCGTCATCGACGAGGCCGCCGAGTTCGGGCTGGACGAGGTCGTCATCGGCATGCCGCACCGTGGGCGGCTCAACGTCCTCGCGAACATCGTGGGCAAGCCGTACCGGCAGATCTTCACCGAGTTCGAGGGCAACATGGATCCCTCGGCCGCCCACGGCTCGGGAGACGTCAAGTACCACCTGGGCGCCGAGGGCATCCAGTACCAGATGTTCGGCGAGAACGAGATCAAGGTCTCGCTCACCGCTAACCCGTCGCACCTCGAGGCCGTCGACCCGGTCCTGGAGGGCATCGTCCGGGCGAAGCAGGACCTCATCGAGGACCCGGAGTGGCGGGCGGAGTACCCGGTCGTGCCGCTCATGCTGCACGGTGACGCCGCGTTCGCCGGCCAGGGTGTCGTGGCCGAGACCCTCAACCTCTCCCAGATCGACGGTTACCGTACCGGCGGCACGATCCACATCGTGGTCAACAACCAGATCGGGTTCACGACGGCGCCGGAGGCCGGCCGGTCCAGCCAGTACTCCACGGACGTCGCCAAGATGATCGGCGCACCGATCTTCCACGTGAACGGTGACGATCCCGAGGCATGTGTGCGGGTGGCGCGTCTGGCGATGGACTTCCGTCAGCAGTTCAAGAAGGACGTCGTGATCGACCTCGTCTGCTACCGCCGTCGCGGACACAACGAGGCCGACGACCCGTCGATGACGCAGCCGCGGATGTACGAGGTGATCGACGGCAAGAAGAGCGTCCGTCAGTCCTACACCGAGGATCTGGTCGGTCGTGGCGACATCACCGAGAAGGAGGCGGAGAATGCCCTCCGCGACTTCCAGGGCCAGCTCGAACGGGTCTTCAACGAGGTCCGTGAACTCGAGAAGCATCCGGTGAAGGCGTCCGAGTCGATCCTGCCCAACCAGCCGCTGCCCAAGCGTCTGGTGACAGCGGTGGACGAGTCGGTCATCCACGCCATCGGCGACGCCTTCGGAAACCTGCCCGAGGACTTCCACATCCACTCGCGCGTCAAGCCGGTCTACGAGGCGCGCCAGAAGATGGCCTACAACGGAAACGTCGACTGGGCGTTCGCGGAGCTCCTCGCGATCGGCTCCCTCGTCAGGGAGGGCCGGACGGTGAGGCTTGCCGGGCAGGACTCGCAGCGCGGCACCTTCACCCAGCGCCACGCGGTGGTGGTCGACAAGACCACCTCCGAGACCTACTCGCCGCTGCAGAACCTCGAGGACGCCGAGGGCCGGTTCGAGGTGTGGAACTCGGCGCTCACCGAGTACGCGGGCGTCGGGTTCGAGTACGGCTATTCGGTGGGTGACCCCGAGGCGTTGGTGCTGTGGGAGGCGCAGTTCGGTGACTTCGTCAACGGCGCGCAGACCATCATCGACGAGTACATCTCCTCCGGTGAGGCGAAGTGGGGCCAGAAGTCGTCGGTGACGCTCCTCCTGCCGCACGGCCACGAGGGGATGGGCCCGGACCACACGTCCGGCCGCATCGAGCGGTTCCTCCAGCTGTGTGCCGAGGGTTCCATGACCGTCGCCCAGCCGTCGACCCCGGCGAACTACTTCCACCTCATGCGTCGTCATGCCACCGACGGCATCAAGCGACCGCAGGTGGTCTTCACGCCCAAGTCGATGCTGCGGAACAAGAAGGCCGTCAGCGCGATCTCGGACTTCACCACCGGGAAGTTCCGTTCCGTCATCGACGACCCGACGTTCGCTGATGGTTCGAAGGACGCGGGCAAGGTCAAGACCATGCTGTTGGTCTCCGGGAAGCTCTACTACGAGCTCGCCGCCCGCCAGGAGAAGGAGGGCCGCGACGACATCGCGATCGTCCGACTGGAACAGATCCACCCGATCCCGTTCCGTCGCCTGCGTGAAGCCCTCGGGCACTACCCGAACCTCACCGAGGTCCGGTGGGTCCAGGAGGAGCCGGCCAACCAGGGTGCGTGGAGCTTCCTCGCCCTCAACCTGCCGGAGGTCATCCCGGAGTTCCCGCCGATCAAGCGGGTCTCGCGTCGACCGATGGCCGCGACCTCCACGGGCCTGAGCAAGGTCCACGCGGTCGAGCAGAAGGCCTTGGTGGACCAGGCGTTCGACTGA
- a CDS encoding glycine betaine ABC transporter substrate-binding protein encodes MRRTWERTGRGAVVLAGIVGMALSGCQAQSSIVPAHRDDPVVVVETASFGEAEIVGHIYGNALVRSGWRVTARPQSGTQDEVIESVVAGESTFTLGFTGELLRRFDPNSTAVGSDEVYTAMMAALPEGVTAADPAPAEDAPVYVVTRHTSESQGLRTMSDLAGRCGGFTLGAREEALADRELASAVGATYDCGFGRRVAMGPNPRAVFDSLRAGEIGVGLVQSADPVLHPEDIVPLDDDEDAILAQNLVPVFRKGSLSEDQLALVNRISGELTSDDIRELLLGIEFGSATPVSLANFWLDEHGY; translated from the coding sequence GTGCGGCGGACGTGGGAGCGGACCGGGCGTGGTGCCGTGGTGCTCGCGGGAATCGTGGGGATGGCGCTGTCCGGCTGCCAGGCGCAGTCGTCGATCGTCCCGGCCCACCGGGACGATCCTGTGGTCGTGGTCGAGACGGCCTCGTTCGGCGAGGCCGAGATCGTCGGCCACATCTACGGCAACGCCCTCGTGCGGTCCGGATGGCGGGTGACCGCCCGCCCACAATCCGGGACCCAGGACGAGGTGATCGAATCGGTGGTGGCGGGGGAGTCGACCTTCACGCTCGGGTTCACCGGTGAGCTGCTCCGGAGGTTCGACCCGAATTCCACCGCGGTCGGGTCCGACGAGGTATACACCGCCATGATGGCCGCACTCCCCGAAGGGGTGACCGCCGCTGATCCGGCGCCCGCCGAGGACGCCCCCGTGTACGTCGTCACGCGGCACACCTCCGAGTCCCAGGGTCTGCGCACGATGTCCGATCTGGCCGGGAGGTGCGGTGGATTCACCCTCGGTGCGCGGGAGGAGGCCCTGGCGGATCGCGAGTTGGCGTCCGCCGTCGGTGCCACCTACGACTGTGGCTTCGGCCGACGGGTGGCGATGGGTCCGAACCCCCGCGCGGTGTTCGACTCCCTGCGTGCCGGAGAGATCGGGGTGGGGCTGGTTCAGTCCGCCGACCCGGTCCTCCATCCGGAGGACATCGTGCCGTTGGACGACGACGAAGACGCGATCCTCGCGCAGAACCTGGTGCCGGTGTTCCGCAAGGGCTCGCTCTCGGAGGATCAACTGGCCCTGGTCAACCGGATCAGCGGGGAGCTGACCTCGGATGATATCCGGGAGCTCCTGTTGGGGATCGAGTTCGGTTCCGCGACCCCCGTGTCGTTGGCGAACTTCTGGCTGGACGAGCACGGCTACTGA
- a CDS encoding magnesium and cobalt transport protein CorA has translation MPAIPPRRPSSAEPGSGPTRPTAPTPRPSAECAVYIDGVRAHDHVALREAVGLVRDTGRGFVWISLDDPDPEQMEALSRELELHELITEDATSGQQRPKLEAYDDALVLSMSTVRYLAHETVTQVSDIVSTGEVLVVLGRDFVVTVRHGDRTVTVDIRSELGHSPGRFALGPAAVMHAVADRVVDGYTEAAEGLAADIDELESALFTPHIPVDIEQIYVLKRELLELKHVIGPLTTPLRRLSVDHLDLIPGEIRHYFRDVQDHHAQAAAEVTTLDEQSTSLVSAAAAIVGVQQNTDMRKISAWVAIAAVPTMIAGVYGMNFRHMPELDTRYGYFVVLGVMVAMCSGLFLLFRRNGWL, from the coding sequence GTGCCCGCGATCCCACCACGACGCCCGTCGTCCGCCGAACCCGGTTCCGGACCGACTCGGCCGACCGCGCCGACGCCACGACCGTCGGCGGAGTGCGCCGTCTACATCGACGGGGTGCGCGCCCACGACCACGTCGCACTCCGCGAGGCGGTCGGCCTGGTACGCGACACCGGTCGCGGCTTCGTCTGGATCAGTCTCGACGACCCGGATCCCGAGCAGATGGAGGCGCTCTCCCGGGAGCTGGAGTTGCACGAACTCATCACCGAGGACGCGACCAGCGGACAGCAACGGCCCAAGTTGGAGGCCTACGACGACGCTCTCGTACTCAGCATGTCGACGGTGCGCTACCTGGCTCACGAGACCGTCACACAGGTCAGCGACATCGTGTCCACGGGCGAGGTGCTGGTGGTCCTCGGCCGGGACTTCGTGGTGACCGTCCGACACGGGGACCGGACGGTCACCGTGGACATCCGCAGCGAGCTGGGGCACTCGCCCGGGAGGTTCGCGCTCGGGCCGGCGGCGGTCATGCACGCGGTGGCGGACCGGGTGGTCGACGGCTACACCGAGGCCGCCGAGGGATTGGCCGCGGACATCGACGAACTGGAGTCGGCGCTCTTCACGCCTCACATCCCGGTGGACATCGAGCAGATCTACGTCCTCAAGCGGGAACTACTCGAACTCAAACACGTCATCGGGCCACTGACCACGCCCCTGCGCCGCCTCTCCGTCGACCACCTCGACCTGATCCCCGGCGAGATCCGTCACTACTTCCGCGACGTCCAGGACCATCACGCGCAGGCGGCGGCGGAGGTGACGACCCTGGACGAGCAGAGCACCTCGCTCGTCAGCGCGGCGGCGGCGATCGTCGGGGTCCAACAGAACACCGATATGCGCAAGATCTCCGCGTGGGTCGCCATCGCGGCCGTACCGACGATGATCGCGGGCGTCTACGGCATGAACTTCCGTCACATGCCCGAGCTCGACACGCGATACGGCTACTTCGTGGTGCTGGGGGTCATGGTCGCGATGTGTTCCGGGCTCTTCCTGCTGTTCCGTCGAAACGGCTGGCTGTGA
- a CDS encoding suppressor of fused domain protein encodes MLPGGPAGSPDVLSTVRAHLIEHYGPDPQEASVTFLGASPIRILRFVDIETGVVRYVSLGCSAEPMGDPAALVPDPTAPRAELSLVLRGGVDGLVRALAVLAAAPAVEGLVLSEGALIDLGEPLWPGAAFTGVVLRAPDVPDVPLPGDAAPVTVFRAVPVTHTEAAWVRMKGAAELEEAWREAGIDVTDPGRSAVNPGLTR; translated from the coding sequence GTGCTGCCCGGCGGTCCGGCGGGTTCCCCGGACGTCCTCTCCACGGTGCGGGCCCACCTGATCGAGCACTACGGACCGGATCCGCAGGAGGCGTCGGTGACGTTCCTCGGCGCGTCACCCATCAGGATCCTCCGGTTCGTGGACATCGAAACAGGCGTGGTGCGCTATGTCTCCCTGGGGTGTTCCGCCGAGCCGATGGGCGACCCCGCCGCGCTGGTCCCCGACCCCACCGCCCCGCGTGCGGAACTCAGTCTGGTGCTGCGCGGCGGCGTGGACGGCCTCGTCCGTGCGCTGGCGGTGCTCGCTGCTGCGCCCGCCGTCGAGGGACTGGTGTTGTCCGAGGGTGCGCTGATCGACCTCGGCGAGCCGCTCTGGCCGGGTGCGGCCTTCACCGGGGTCGTCCTGCGCGCCCCCGACGTGCCGGACGTCCCGCTGCCCGGCGACGCAGCGCCGGTCACGGTGTTCCGGGCGGTTCCGGTCACCCACACGGAGGCGGCGTGGGTACGGATGAAGGGTGCGGCCGAACTCGAGGAGGCATGGCGGGAGGCCGGTATCGACGTCACCGATCCCGGCCGGTCGGCGGTCAATCCCGGCTTGACCCGCTGA
- a CDS encoding general stress protein, translated as MSSPVNPAGGRTRTGQTPGLPTPPTGWVVGSYPTYAQAQAAVDHLADEEFPVHEVTIVGVDLMQVERVTGRLTWPKVLLGGLATGAWLGLFIGLLLGIFTQPMWGVVLTGLVGGSVFGIVSASLSYAATRGKRDFASTSQLVAGRYDVLCEPANAERVRDELARLGLK; from the coding sequence ATGAGCTCACCCGTGAACCCCGCGGGCGGACGGACCCGGACCGGGCAGACCCCCGGGTTGCCCACGCCGCCGACCGGCTGGGTGGTGGGGTCGTACCCGACCTACGCGCAGGCACAGGCTGCGGTCGACCATCTCGCCGACGAGGAGTTCCCCGTCCACGAGGTCACCATCGTGGGGGTCGACCTCATGCAGGTGGAGCGGGTGACCGGCCGACTCACCTGGCCCAAGGTCCTGCTCGGCGGACTGGCCACCGGTGCCTGGCTGGGGTTGTTCATCGGTCTGCTGCTGGGGATCTTCACCCAACCGATGTGGGGTGTCGTCCTCACGGGCCTGGTGGGAGGGTCGGTCTTCGGCATCGTCTCGGCCTCGTTGTCCTACGCGGCCACCCGGGGCAAGCGTGACTTCGCCTCCACCTCTCAGCTCGTCGCGGGACGGTACGACGTGCTGTGCGAACCCGCCAACGCCGAACGGGTGCGTGACGAGCTCGCCCGGCTCGGACTCAAGTAG